The sequence below is a genomic window from Henriciella marina DSM 19595.
AATCGCTCGAGGGCGGGACGGACGCGTCTGCTCGGTCGACAAGGCCAATGTCATGGAGAGCGGTCAATTCTGGCGCGATGAGGTCACCACAGTCCACCAGACGCATGGAGAAGGCGTTGAGCTTTCTCATATGCTTGCCGATTCCTGCGCGATGGAGCTCGTCCGCGAACCCAAACAGTTCGATGTCATCCTCGCCGACAACCTTTTCGGCGATCTTCTCTCCGATGCGGCGGCCATGCTGACCGGCTCGATCGGCATGCTGCCCTCTGCCAGCCTCGGCACCGAAGGCACGCCGGGCCTCTTTGAACCGGTCCATGGCTCAGCGCCCGACATTGCCGGCAAGGGCATCGCCAACCCATGCGCGGCTATCCTGTCGCTGGAGATGGCGCTTCGCTGGTCACTGGCGAGGCCGGATGCGGCGGACCGCGTCATGGGCGCTGTCGCCAGGGCGCTCGAGGCGGGCGCGCGCACGAGCGATCTCGGCGGCACCCTCTCGACCACCGCAATGGCCGACGCGATCATTGATTGTCTCTAGAACAAGAGCCCGGCTAGCTGCAACCGCCTCAACTATAATCAGCGACCCGGCTCATCAGTTGGCCGCGAAACTCGAAAAAGCTCGCGCCGCGGATCTTGATCGTCTCTCCGGCCTTGCGTCCGTTTGGCAGATCCACAGCGGCCTTGCCCTCAAACTCGACCTCGGCGGCCGCCTTGCCCTGCCCGATGACAAGACTGACCAGCTTCTGGCGCCGATAGGAGAAAGCGCGACCGGAAAGCTCGGCGACCTCGCGCATCTTGTCGCGGCCCTCGAACGTCATGGTCTGCCCATGATTTGAGATATTCTCGAAGACAACGTCTTCTGTGACGCAGTCCAGCATCCCTTCGATGTCGCGCGAATTATAGCTCTTTATGTATTTGGTGATCATGTCTTCGATCACGGTGTTACCTCTCGGGCCTTAAATGATTGCAGTTCCCACCCTGAATCCGCCTCAGTCCTGCATTACATGGGGTTCAAATCAAGGCTGGCGCGGCGCTCTTTCCTTGGAAATCCTGTGAACCGTCCGGCTGGCGATCACCCCATTGGACGAATGCCCGCTTGTCGTTAAATGAGCGGGTTGCCGCGAAAGGAAATATAATGGCTATCAAAGTCGCAATTGTTGGCGCCACAGGGAATGTGGGCCGCGAACTTCTCAACATCATGGACGAGCGCGATTTCCCCGCCGCTGAAGTCTACGCCCTCGCCTCACGCCGCTCGAAGGGCCGCGAAGTCAGCTATGGCGACAAGACGCTGAAATGCCAGGTCCTCGACGACTTCGACTTCTCAAAGGTCGATGTCGTCCTGATGTCTGCCGGCGGCGCGCTGTCAAAGGAATGGTCAGAGAAGATCGGCAAGCAGGGCGCGATTGTCATCGACAACTCTTCTGCCTGGCGGATGGACCCGGACGTGCCGCTCGTCGTGCCGGAAGTGAACGGCGAAGACGTGCTCGGCTATGCCAAGAAGAACATCATCGCCAATCCGAACTGCTCGACGGCCCAGCTCGTCATGGCGCTGAAGCCGCTTCACGATGCGGCAAAGATCAAGCGTTGCGTCGTCTCGACCTATCAGTCGGTGTCCGGCTCGGGCAAGGCGGGCATGGATGAGCTCTGGAACCAGACCAAGGGCATCTTCGTCAACGACACGCCAGAACCACAGGAATATTCGCGCCAGATCGCTTTCAACGCGATCCCGATGATCGGCTCGTTCCGCGATGATGGCTACACGGACGAAGAAGCCAAGATGTGGAACGAAACCCACAAGATGATCGATCCGAACATCAAGCTCACTGTCACCTGCGTCCGGGTGCCGGTCTTTGTCGGCCACTCGGAGACCGTGAACATAGAGTTCGAGAACGCGATCACACCGGAAGAGGCCCGCGAGGCGCTTCGTAATTTCGATGGCGTCCAGGTCATCGATAATCCCGAAGAAGACCAGTACATCACGCCGATCGACTGCAAGGGCGAATGGGACACGTTCGTCTCGCGCGTCCGTGTTGACAATACGGTCGAGCATGGCCTGTCGCTCTGGGTTGTCGCTGACAATCTCCGCAAGGGCGCAGCCCTCAATACGGTCCAGATCGCCGAAGAGCTGATCAAGCGCGGCGTCCTGACAGCCTAAGCTGCCGCGCCAGGTGCGCGCTTTCCTGACCGCTTACCCAAGCCCCAGCTTTGTTCGGTCTTCCGGGATCTGACAAAGCTGGGGTTTTTCACGAGATCATTCGCTGCTGCTGGCCGTCTGGCCGCGCTCGCTCTGTCTGCTTGCGACACGAGCGTTTCCAAATAGGCTACCGCCGCGGCGACGACACATGCGCAAACGGCATCGGCCGAGCGGGTTGAGGCCCCTGTCCGCTTTCTGGTTGACCCGTCCGGCAGATCAAACCCCTCTCCGGGGCGGTCTGGCGATGTAATTCGCCCTTCAAATGTTTCAGAATATTACTTTTACGATGCGTTTCGAATGAAAAAGCGTCCAGCTGGCCAGTCACGTTTCAGTATTGAATACTCTATCACAGCGTTATGACTATTTTTGACTAACCAGTTACCTCCTGGTTGCACCTCGTCAGGTAAAACCGCCTCATGACGATTGTTTCAGGTGGAGCCTGTGCCCGGCACGCGCTCAAGGGGTGGAGACAGTTTTTCATGCAGGACGACGAGAAAAAGATCGAACAAGGCCCAGGCGGCGCATTCAACATGATACCGGGACGGCCGGCTTTGACCTCCGCGTTTGTATGTCTTTCGCGGCCAATGGAGGAGTTCGAAGATCTGCAACGTGCAATTGAGCTTGCCCCAATGAAGGCGTCGCGGCGGGAGCTGCCGAACGAAGTTTCCCTCGACGCTTACCGCGCCAACCGGGGGCTAGACCAGGTTTGAAGGCATCATAGCCGTTTGCACCCTTTCTTGGGGCATGCGGACAACTCATACGGGAGGAGGCTAGAATGGCATTCCAGACATCACGCATTTCCGAACCTGAGACACACCTGCCGCTTGCCAGCGAGAGCGAGCGGCTGCACCAGCTTCACGCGTGCGGCATCCTCAGCCAGACAGAAGATCCGCGCTTTCAGCGTCTGGTCGAGACGATTGCCGACTTCTTCCATGCCCCCATGGCGTGCTTCTCCGTCATAGACGCCGGCCAGCAGATCCTGCTTGCCAGACAGGGTCTTGAGGACCCCGTTACCGACCGCGCCGCTTCCTTCTGTCAGTATACGATCCGTCAATACGGTGTACTTGCTGTCGAGGATGCCGCGATCACACCGCCCTTTTCTTCAAACCCTTTTGTGCTGGGACCGCCCCATATCCGCTTCTATGCGGGCGCGCCGGTGATCATTGACCGCAGGCATGCCATTGGCAGCCTCTGCATTCTCGATACCGAGCCGCGCCACCTGGACCCTGCCGAAACGCAGATGCTTGATCATTTCGCTGTCCTGCTGGCGACGATGGTCGAGAGCGACATCGGCGCACCCGACAGAATAACCAGCAGCGCCCGCCATGGTGGCGCAGCATGAAGGCAAACCTCTCAGCTGCCGTCCA
It includes:
- the leuB gene encoding 3-isopropylmalate dehydrogenase, with the translated sequence MKQTLLLLPGDGIGPEVIAEALRICQLVAPDIAVEEALVGGASIDRHGVPLTDETLERASKADAILLGAVGGPKWQGVARQNRPEAGLLGLRKGLDVFANLRPAYCFSSLVDASSLKRDRVEGLDIMIVRELTSGVYFGQPRGVDTDENGNRRGYDTSVYTAPEIERVARVALEIARGRDGRVCSVDKANVMESGQFWRDEVTTVHQTHGEGVELSHMLADSCAMELVREPKQFDVILADNLFGDLLSDAAAMLTGSIGMLPSASLGTEGTPGLFEPVHGSAPDIAGKGIANPCAAILSLEMALRWSLARPDAADRVMGAVARALEAGARTSDLGGTLSTTAMADAIIDCL
- a CDS encoding nuclear transport factor 2 family protein; the protein is MIEDMITKYIKSYNSRDIEGMLDCVTEDVVFENISNHGQTMTFEGRDKMREVAELSGRAFSYRRQKLVSLVIGQGKAAAEVEFEGKAAVDLPNGRKAGETIKIRGASFFEFRGQLMSRVADYS
- a CDS encoding aspartate-semialdehyde dehydrogenase, whose translation is MAIKVAIVGATGNVGRELLNIMDERDFPAAEVYALASRRSKGREVSYGDKTLKCQVLDDFDFSKVDVVLMSAGGALSKEWSEKIGKQGAIVIDNSSAWRMDPDVPLVVPEVNGEDVLGYAKKNIIANPNCSTAQLVMALKPLHDAAKIKRCVVSTYQSVSGSGKAGMDELWNQTKGIFVNDTPEPQEYSRQIAFNAIPMIGSFRDDGYTDEEAKMWNETHKMIDPNIKLTVTCVRVPVFVGHSETVNIEFENAITPEEAREALRNFDGVQVIDNPEEDQYITPIDCKGEWDTFVSRVRVDNTVEHGLSLWVVADNLRKGAALNTVQIAEELIKRGVLTA
- a CDS encoding GAF domain-containing protein; amino-acid sequence: MAFQTSRISEPETHLPLASESERLHQLHACGILSQTEDPRFQRLVETIADFFHAPMACFSVIDAGQQILLARQGLEDPVTDRAASFCQYTIRQYGVLAVEDAAITPPFSSNPFVLGPPHIRFYAGAPVIIDRRHAIGSLCILDTEPRHLDPAETQMLDHFAVLLATMVESDIGAPDRITSSARHGGAA